The Maylandia zebra isolate NMK-2024a linkage group LG4, Mzebra_GT3a, whole genome shotgun sequence genome segment ATCACCACCACCCCTTTCCACCCAGCCTCTTCTCATTCATAATTTCACTTTCTTACCGTGTCTCCTGAATAATGTTGTACCATGCTGCAATTTTTGGTATCCATTCAACacccaagtaaatacagggccagtatCGCCAATAGCGATACTTACAAAGGCAACTTGTGTAGCAGAGAGTAGTGTGTCATTACTTATGAGGTCATCACCAATTTGCAACACATTGTAATGACTGggatttttttgtaattaataCATGCCTTTCaacttttcatgtttgttaaaactgttttttagaCCTTGAATGTTACATATATATtttgcttaatttttttttgtttccaaaaaataataaagtcagTGGGTTATATACTGAACTTAGGATTGATACTTTGTTTCGATCCTCTGTCTTGTTGATACTGTTGTCCTTCAGATTGATACACCCACCTCTACTACTGAATAATATTTGGACAAGGGAACTGTTCATTTTCAGCAAGCAGCCAttaatttcactttttccttttATGCTTTATGTCTTTAATGTAGAAATAGAGAAGGAGAAGTTGTGCTCATCTGAAGATGTGGATGGAGGAGGGGCTGTGGCAAACAATGCTGGTGGAGGCTCcagaggaggtggtggtggaagTGGGGGCAGTGGAGGGGTATCAGCCTCCCTGACCCCAGCCATTTGGGAGAAGACCATTCCGTATGATGGGGAGACATTCCACTTGGAATACATGGACTTGGATGAGTTCCTCCTGGAGAACGGTATCCCTGTGaccctggaggaggaggagctgcagAAGACGCTGACAGTTGAAGACAAAGGCAAAGCCATTCCCAAGGCTATTGCAGGAGCTACCACCACCACTCCTACTCCTACTACTACTGAAACAACTACTCCCGCTACTCCTGTTGCTGCAGACTCATCATCTCCCCCCTCTGCCTCCATGGCTACCCCAGATCCAGAGGAGCCTGTGACAGTCACCACGTTACAACCGGCTAAGctagaagaagaacaagaagaagaagaagaagaaggagaaaaagaggaagagcaAAAAGAGGAATCTTTGCCTGAGGAGGCAACGCCAAAAGCAGAAGTAAAGAAAGCGGGTGAGCAGATTTACTGCATGTGTTAAACATTAACACCTGATGAAAACTGTTGTTTCCTCTCAGTTATGCAGCTCTAGTTTTATTTAGTTTGGTCTAAGAATATCAATGCTGGCATGGCTACCTGAGTCATAACGATTAATAAATGTTACCAAATCTGGCCAAACAAgctctgtgacagactggtgaccagTCCCAGGTGTAGCCTGCCTCTCACCTCATGACAACTGGGATAGGCTGGATTAAATAAGGAATATCGTCAACTTTATAAAATGCGGTATGCCAGAGCATTTGGCAGTAGGACATACCTTATACAGATTTTGGTGCTTGCCCAGCTATTTCTGTGCATTATTACTCTGCTAAAGTGATGTCGTGAAAGGCAGATTTTTGCATATAATTTTCATCTAGGTCTTCAATGCTAATATAGTCAAATAATTTCACTGCAGGCAGTTTAGTCACATGTTAACAAACTGACACAGAAGCAGTGATGGAAATATTTTTTACGTAAATGTATTTTTGGGAGGTGTCCAACTTAGACACCTTTCATTTGAGCTGCACAGAAACttttaaagcctttttttcCAGTGTGGCATGTAGTGAACTTATTTGTTTTACTACGTTTTATAATTGTTTTTATGTAGGTATGGTTATTATTCCCACAAAGACTTGTGCTTCTTTTGTATAAccctcagtttgtttgtttttttttaatgagtgtttgCGATGATAAAATATCTTTGTGGGATAAGCGGCTGAGAGCAATGAAGCCTACATAGCTCCCTAACAGGTTTCACAGTAGTGGTGTGAAGTCTGGCCACCTGGTTCATTGCCGTTTACCTGTCTTGTGTCCAAGCTTACTTTTTCCCCTGCTGGACTCTGCAGAACGTAACACGCCCTCCCCAATCGACCCAGACGCCATTGAGGTGGACATTAATTTCCAGCCAGATCCCACAGACCTGGTCCTGTCCAGCGTGCCCGGGGGTGAGCTGTTCAACCCACGCAAGCACAGGTTCTCCCAGGAGGAGCTGAAGCCGCAGCCGAT includes the following:
- the tefb gene encoding thyrotroph embryonic factor isoform X1, with protein sequence MQSARSRFVGVNKSCVFEQSGQFHKLSNMTAANQMFFEDRSDVPDLLRYLADCPFPAFDDSEIEKEKLCSSEDVDGGGAVANNAGGGSRGGGGGSGGSGGVSASLTPAIWEKTIPYDGETFHLEYMDLDEFLLENGIPVTLEEEELQKTLTVEDKGKAIPKAIAGATTTTPTPTTTETTTPATPVAADSSSPPSASMATPDPEEPVTVTTLQPAKLEEEQEEEEEEGEKEEEQKEESLPEEATPKAEVKKAERNTPSPIDPDAIEVDINFQPDPTDLVLSSVPGGELFNPRKHRFSQEELKPQPMIKKAKKVFVPDEQKDEKYWSRRKKNNLAAKRSRDARRLKENQITVRASFLERENAALRQQVAEMRKDCGRCKNVLARYEAKYGPL
- the tefb gene encoding thyrotroph embryonic factor isoform X2, coding for MPGEAAMATELEPSGNTATASPQKSFPFVLKKIMDIPPPNILEEGEDEIEKEKLCSSEDVDGGGAVANNAGGGSRGGGGGSGGSGGVSASLTPAIWEKTIPYDGETFHLEYMDLDEFLLENGIPVTLEEEELQKTLTVEDKGKAIPKAIAGATTTTPTPTTTETTTPATPVAADSSSPPSASMATPDPEEPVTVTTLQPAKLEEEQEEEEEEGEKEEEQKEESLPEEATPKAEVKKAERNTPSPIDPDAIEVDINFQPDPTDLVLSSVPGGELFNPRKHRFSQEELKPQPMIKKAKKVFVPDEQKDEKYWSRRKKNNLAAKRSRDARRLKENQITVRASFLERENAALRQQVAEMRKDCGRCKNVLARYEAKYGPL